GGGGTGGAGCTGTATCACAAGAGAGCAACTTCAATAGGAGGCCCTTAGTAGCGGCAGAGTTGGACTGAAGAAAGTGGGCTCCGTCAGCTACTGAAAGTTCGCCAGGGGGTACACCAGTGAGTGTAAGGTTCTGGGCCTGCAGTGTAAATGACATAGTCATTTGGGTAAAATCCCACAAGATGGGGCCCAACGTGCGCAGCCACTCAACGCCAAGGACAACATCACAGCCCCCTAAAGGGATCAAATAGAAATTTGAGATGATAGTGTGGCCCTGGATCCGAAGGGAAACCGAAGAGGCCATCCCTGAACATGGAATGGAAGTGCCATCCGCAATATTAACCTGAAGACGGTGAGTAGGTTCAAGGGAGAGTGGGACCTTAAGCAACAAGGACTGATCCAGGAAGTTGTGAGAACTGCCTGAATCAACCAAAATGCTTACTCGATGTTGGAGGAGAAAACCCAAAAGCCGCATGGATTTAGCACCGAGCGAACCAAAAATAGCATTTAAGGAAATCTCAGGGTCTTTGCATTCCACTACGTCAAACTCCGGCGTAGGCTCAACTGTGTCGGTGGAATCATAATAAACATCTTCTGGAGCTTCATCCGAAAGTAGCTCTAAGCCAGATAGGAGATACAGGCTAGGAGACTTGCATTTATGGCCAGGTTGCCATTTGTCGTCACAGTAATAACAAAGGCCCCGCTCCCGGCGTTCCTTCATTTGAGCAGGAGAAATACGATGGATTGGGAGTCCAGCATGTGGTTTGGCCGGTAAAGCCAATGGAGCAGATGCAGCGGTTGGAACAGGGGAGGACACAGTGCCCGCATGGGTCCAGCTCTGTTGTCggccaaaggaaaaagaagacgTAGCAGAACGGACAGGTCGTTTGAAACTCTGCAAGTATTCTTCCTGGAGTTTGGCAAGGCCAAACGCAGCAATAAGGCTGGTAGGATGTAACATACGGACAGGAAGTCTAATATCATCCTTTAAACCACTGAGAAAACAACTCAAGCGGTTCCTATCAGAGACCCCACGAAGCCGATTAGATAGAGCCTCGAACTGAGTGGTGTATTCAGCCGCCAAAGAAGATTGACGAAGCCGCATCAACTCTTCCATCGGATCGTCATAAGCTGGCCCAAATCGAGTTAACAGGGCATGGACAAAAGCATCCCACGTCGGAAACTGCCCCGACTTCTCTGCATCCTGGAACCAGATGAGGGCCTCGCCCTCCATGTGGAAAGAGGCCATGCGAAGGCGCTGATAAAGGGGAGTTTGATAGTAATCAAAAAACTGATTAACTTTATAAGTCCAGCCCGCAGGATTGGTACCATCAAAACGGGGAAAATCGAGACGTAAGGCCCGAGTTGTCATCAAACGGTCGCCTGGTTGAAGATCCTGCTGGTCGTCAAACTGGAGACGACGGTCATCTTGATGGTGCCAGCCTGGGTTGCCAAAGAAACCACGATCATCGCGGCCCTGCCGAGGCTCAACACGAGCCTCCAGCCCCTGAGCAGGAGGAACGTCATGACCCACATTTCCCTGAGGAGGAAAGTGGCCAGGTGCGACGAGGTGTGGTTCGGGAGGAAGCCGAGCATGAGTAGTGACGAGGGTGCGCAGTAAATCGGACATTTCGGTGAGTTGCTGCTGAAAGGAGGTATTATGGGTGAGTTGTTGCTGTTGGAAGGCATTGGTGGTGGTCTGCTGCTGAAGAAGGGCATCCTGACACTCTTTCAAGGATTCGGATAACTGGAACAAGCGGGTACCGTCAGCCATGAGGAAAGATTAGGACAAAGgagaatggaaaaaaaatttgtgaggAAGCAGTGGGTGAAGGAGCgacggctctgataccaaatgtaaGGGGATTTGTGATTAATAGAGGAAATGGGAAGGGAAAATACTGAATAATACTGGTATTGATATTTCTGAGCGATTCGAGAGGCTCAGTCTCTCCAAGGAAGGATCGCAATAATTCTCAAGTACCTCTATTCCCTTACTACATAGTTCTTATATAGACTCGGTTAGGAATCttctgctctctctctccttaAACGACTGACAGTAAGCAATAACAAACTTAgggtaaaatagtaaaagaacaaTAAGAATAACAGATTCTGGAATACTTCTAGAATTCTCCTTGCAACGGTCTACACCTTCCTGCTGCGTCATTCCTTCTTAGCTGTCTATTGGTAATAACCCATGGCAGATTGATACCCATGGGCTAGTCCCCTGATAGGCCCATGACATATTTGTTTGGCTGAGTATATAAAAAGAAGATTGGGATTTGGCAAGCCAGGTTGGTGTGCCTAATTTAAGCTTTGTTAAATAGGATTCTCGGTTGATGTAAAACAAATTTACTCACTGCCTAGGTATGATGTTGCCTAAGATTTTTTTTAGCCGTCAGAATGTGTTAGATAATTATAATGTTCAGTATCTATCTTGTGCAAGTTCTTTTGATGGGCTGTACTAAGATTGAGAAATGAATTCCATAACAAagtaatttctctattttggctTTTaacacttattttattttctggttATTTGAACTGATTTGCGTTCTGAATGTTTGGGTTTTcttgaaaagaaagaggaaaggaaAGTATATGTTTTCTTGGGACTGATAATTGACAGGAAAAGATTTGGACTTTAAAGTGAACATTGTATGATGGACCAGTGATGATATACCTAAAGGTTATtgggattaggatcctctacaatttcaaagaaattttagattctcaaattatgtgaattgagaccttttttttacatcgaacgatgtgaaaaatactacatattaaagatatgacatgttactgaggcaataaataaataaataaaatattccaataggctttttattcacttttgaagagacgcTTCTTCTTTATTGAActaaaagacagttttttgctcaaagcttttctacgacataaattataagaacctggtaaaaatatattcaattctcattgttaacatgtcacatttttaataggtagcatttttcatgaTATTCGATACATAAAATGACCTAAAttaacataatttgagaatctacaattttaaagaaattataagaGATCCTGATCCAGGTTATTGTGCCAAAGTAGTTGAAAAAAGTTTATAAGTTTGCCcacagatctttgctttcttatAAACAAATTTAATCTGGTTTCTTGGTTGAAGTCTGCCCTTGGTTATTGAATATCTAACCGTACAACTCAATGCCTGAGTATGATGCTGGTCAAGTTGCAATTAAGATTGATTGTAGCAGCACATGGGTATCAAGATTTTCACCTTATCGAAGTTGCAATAACGAGCTTGTCCTTGTTCTTTGATAGACTGCAGTAAGACTTGTTTCAATCTGTAATATACTCCATAACAAATTCGCTTACTGGTTTTTTGAACGTATATGAGTATgatattaatttataataacAGTTGTAATCCAGCATTTACTTATCCGTTGGAAATATTGTTTGGTTATTTTAATTGATTGGCTTGTTAATTTTACCTTTGTGCctcttgagaaaaaaataatgaaaatggcCTCTCTCCATTTGCAGACTGTACAAAGCTTAAGAAGCACAATGGCTGGCTCTAGGGTTGCTCATGCCACCTTGAAAGGACCAAGTGTTGTCAAGGAGTTATGCATTGGGCTGGCACTTGGTTTGGCAGCCGGTAGCCTCTGGAAAATGCATCACTGGAATGAGCAGAGGAAAGTGAGGCAATTTTATGACTTGTTGGAGAAGGGTGAGATTAGCGTTGTTGCCGAAGAATAAATCTTCTTAGTTTCTGTCATGTGTCTATGGACACATTCAGCAGTTTGATCATTTTATTTTCCCCTATATTTGGCTCCTGAATCTAAGATGAGCTTAGTTTGGAATTTAAGGGAATAAACATATTGTACTGATTTGTGGAGTACAGTGTTTGCTTTAGATATAAATTCATGAAGTTTCATGGTATTTGCTTGTGGTTTGTCTTATGGTTGCTCAAGTGAAAATGCCAGGCTGCTCACTTTTATACTGCGTACGTGGAACTTACTTCTACATCTAAAACAAAGCAGACTGGTGCAAATGAGGCATTCTCTGTCTGCATGTGAATATGTATTTGGacagttttctttcaaattggatTGGAAAAAGAAATCTCGAGTTCTATATGTTAAACTGATATTTGTTTTAATAACAAGTGATTCTCGACATTTGTTTTTAGAGTTAAGTAATTTTTACgtgcattttttaaatttttgtgagACTCATAGTTTCTAAAGATagatattaatttaattgaCTGAATTTGAAGAATCGAAAGAATTCACCTATATATCTATCTATTGTCAGTTGTCTGATATAGGAAAAGTCCATACGAGATCATTAGATGCACATTGAAATTTGGCTAGAACCATCCAACGAAATGGGAATTGTTCCCATAATTTTGTTGAATATAAGATGGCCCAAAGCAAATAAAGAGAAAGACTGAAAGTCTGAAACTACCGATCAAGGCGCTCATCCTGCCGGATCAAGAGTATAATAATAAGTGTACAAGTAATactagaaactatatttttatctcacaatattGCCatctagtagcctcatcaaaatagttttttagctattttgatgagccaatttgatgaaaacgctaaaaaaccactcccagcagcctcaccattttaaccaaaaagttttgatgagtgaaattactcaccaattcattcaccaaattttgtttcacctttctctctcagaGTAtttctagtagcctcaccaaattttactcaccaaaataactagcaatcatttttttctattctggtgagccactttattaaaattcatccagcaacctcaccattttaactaatcaatattcactattccatttaaataataattttttcatatttatttattttttctctatataatctttttacaaaaaatcattcatatccatgaaataaggacattatcgtgtgagagatgggagatggaagaagaaaatgagagaaaaaaggaaaaaaagtgtgctgatcatgtgagagagaaaggtgaaataAAATTTGGTCAGtgagttgttgagtgaaaatgtctcatctaatttggttagtaatttcagtcatcaaatctttttggttaaaatggtgaggctgctgggagtggtttttcaggattttcatcaaattgattttagtgaggctactaggaatgctcatgatcagcacacttttttccttttttctctcattttcttctcccatctctcatctctctcacacaaTAATGTCATTATTTTATGGATATGaaagattctttgtaaaaatattaaatagagaaataaaaaaaaaaatctgaaaaattattatttaaatggaatagtaaatattgactagttaaaatggtgaagcTGCTAtggaaattttaataaagtagctcaccagaaattaaaaaaaaaaaaaaaaaaaaaaaaaaaaaaaaaaaaagatttttaactattttgatgagtaaaatttggtgagaatACTCTAACAATCCTAAACCCACTTTGGATAAAtcattgttattaaaaaaaaataaaaaaattaaaggttaGTTAAAACCTTTCaagataattatg
Above is a genomic segment from Alnus glutinosa chromosome 12, dhAlnGlut1.1, whole genome shotgun sequence containing:
- the LOC133851875 gene encoding cytochrome c oxidase subunit 5C; amino-acid sequence: MAGSRVAHATLKGPSVVKELCIGLALGLAAGSLWKMHHWNEQRKVRQFYDLLEKGEISVVAEE